In a single window of the Megalobrama amblycephala isolate DHTTF-2021 linkage group LG3, ASM1881202v1, whole genome shotgun sequence genome:
- the muc15 gene encoding mucin-15 translates to MNLPLGITLTLLLILQTFQQVSTQVSIPEEWKRDNMDVNETQSSSVKPPLSLGDNAENSKVKPEGSSGDGESFGSIILIKEDKQKQNFTTLYQIPDHVDNDTEEASSGEPIATTPPPMIALNSSSDPSDTSAESTTETEETATNTPTPEPEHTNQSALNDTYTSPTPETNTTESSFGESGSGSVPSDDVPTNSTTKSPATTTEDESIQYKTTVSPTEPPVYRTTTAEIPPAIPENITTPAPGSVNTGADLTGPFDNKENSERGLSSDVTDATENRKGQAWAIVLAVGIVVGIIALAAFIILNRRNRRDFSHRKLVEETSPDPVLRLDNGEPLDLKFDGFGYYNPGLQGDNIQMTNFPQGRTQ, encoded by the exons ATGAATTTGCCACTGGGCATCACACTTACACTCCTCTTGATACTTCAGACATTCCAACAAGTGTCCACCCAAGTGTCCATACCTGAAGAATGGAAAAGAGATAATATGGACGTCAACGAAACACAGTCATCTAGTGTGAAACCACCTCTTTCACTAGGAGACAATGCAGAGAATTCAAAAGTCAAACCAGAGGGAAGTTCAGGTGATGGAGAATCATTTGGCtcaatcattttaattaaagaagACAAACAGAAGCAGAATTTCACAACACTGTATCAAATCCCTGATCACGTGGATAATGACACAGAAGAAGCCAGTTCTGGCGAACCCATTGCTACAACGCCACCTCCTATGATTGCACTTAATTCAAGTTCTGATCCCTCAGATACTTCAGCAGAATCCACAACAGAAACAGAGGAGACAGCCACAAATACCCCCACACCAGAGCCGGAGCACACAAATCAATCTGCTCTTAATGACACATATACCAGTCCAACACCTGAGACAAACACAACAGAGAGCAGCTTCGGCGAATCAGGTTCTGGATCTGTGCCCTCAGACGATGTGCCCACCAACAGCACTACTAAGAGTCCGGCCACCACAACAGAAGATGAGAGCATCCAGTACAAAACTACAGTGAGTCCAACTGAACCACCAGTATACAGAACAACAACAGCAGAGATTCCACCTGCCATCCCTGAGAACATCACTACACCTGCCCCAGGCAGTGTGAACACAGGAGCAGACCTAACCGGACCTTTTGACAACAAAGAAAATTCTGAAAGAG GTTTATCCTCAGATGTTACAGATGCTACTGAAAACAGGAAAGGGCAGGCATGGGCTATAGTCCTAGCCGTTGGGATTGTAGTGGGGATCATTGCCTTGGCAGCATTTATCATCCTGAATCGAAGGAACAGAAGAGACTTCTCACACAGAAAACTGGTGGAAGAGACGTCACCTGATCCAG TTCTCCGACTGGATAACGGTGAGCCACTAGACCTAAAGTTTGATGGATTTGGTTACTACAATCCAGGACTACAAGGAGATAACATCCAGATGACCAACTTTCCACAGGGACGGACACAATGA